The proteins below are encoded in one region of Pseudomonas sp. SCB32:
- a CDS encoding PilW family protein, with translation MKLARHSTQSGLSLVELMIAMLLGLLLIGGVLQIFLSSKQTFSSNTALSRVQENGRFAMTFLTYDLRNAGYKGECVSVLNNLTNLTDARYTLDMALQGWESGQSIPNWFSGARRSGTDAILIKHAAAASGATPSAASASDSISTTAATGIAQGTLLVLSDPIGCDMFRNNSGASSSAVSVDGASFGHTYPTTSDILKFESTLYFINNNSAGNPSLYRIRYNSGSTAEEVAEGIQDLQIKYAVGNVNGAISGDYVDASSISDWSKVVSAQVTLTAVSTDSANPITRIFTSTIGLRNRLP, from the coding sequence ATGAAACTCGCTCGCCACTCAACGCAGTCGGGCCTGTCCCTGGTCGAGCTGATGATCGCCATGCTGCTGGGACTCCTGCTGATCGGCGGCGTGCTGCAGATATTCCTCTCCAGCAAGCAGACGTTCAGCTCCAATACCGCCCTTTCCCGCGTGCAGGAAAACGGCCGCTTCGCCATGACCTTCCTCACCTATGACCTGCGCAACGCCGGATACAAGGGTGAATGTGTCAGCGTACTGAACAATCTCACCAACCTCACGGATGCACGCTACACCCTGGATATGGCGTTGCAGGGTTGGGAGAGCGGTCAGAGCATCCCGAACTGGTTCTCGGGGGCTCGCCGCAGCGGAACGGACGCCATCCTGATCAAGCACGCCGCCGCAGCCAGCGGGGCGACTCCTTCGGCAGCCTCCGCCAGCGATAGCATCAGTACGACAGCAGCAACCGGAATCGCCCAGGGTACGCTTCTCGTCCTGTCCGACCCGATCGGATGCGACATGTTCCGCAACAACTCCGGGGCCAGCAGCTCCGCCGTGTCGGTGGATGGCGCATCCTTCGGGCACACCTACCCGACTACATCGGACATCCTCAAGTTCGAAAGCACCCTCTACTTCATCAACAACAACTCAGCGGGCAATCCCTCCCTCTACCGCATTCGCTACAACAGCGGCTCGACCGCCGAGGAGGTGGCCGAAGGTATTCAGGATCTGCAGATCAAGTACGCCGTCGGCAATGTGAATGGCGCCATTTCCGGAGACTACGTGGACGCCTCGAGCATCTCGGACTGGTCCAAGGTGGTTTCGGCACAGGTCACCCTTACAGCCGTCAGCACTGATAGCGCCAACCCCATAACACGCATCTTCACCTCGACCATCGGCCTCAGGAATCGCCTGCCATGA
- the pilV gene encoding type IV pilus modification protein PilV: MTRLPAQQGATLLEVLIAVVILAVGLLGMAGLQATSIQTNQGAYYRSQASILANDMADRMRANRDKALAGDYSMSDFPASSSSNGVTGTRAAKDQAEWLNRLAESLPDGTGKVTLNANVFTIAVRWNDNRARIKATSDTSTPAETFEYRTRL, translated from the coding sequence GTGACCAGACTACCGGCACAACAGGGCGCGACCCTGCTCGAAGTTCTGATTGCGGTGGTGATTCTCGCGGTAGGGCTACTGGGCATGGCCGGACTACAGGCCACCAGCATCCAGACCAACCAGGGCGCGTACTACCGCTCCCAGGCCAGCATCCTTGCCAACGACATGGCCGACCGCATGCGCGCCAACCGCGACAAGGCTCTGGCCGGCGACTACAGCATGAGCGATTTCCCGGCCTCCTCCTCCAGCAACGGCGTGACCGGTACCCGCGCAGCAAAGGACCAGGCCGAGTGGCTCAATCGGCTCGCGGAGTCACTACCCGACGGCACCGGCAAGGTCACTTTGAACGCCAACGTCTTCACCATTGCCGTACGCTGGAACGACAACCGGGCCCGCATCAAGGCGACAAGCGATACCAGCACCCCCGCGGAAACCTTCGAGTACCGGACGCGCCTATGA
- a CDS encoding GspH/FimT family pseudopilin, which translates to MLRPKGLAGFTLIELMVTIVVLVILISVAAPSFTSTLRDSQVATTSGELQTALQLARSEAVMRHNRVTVCRRNAAGDDCENGTDWSTGWLLRQSGGDIIKVWQAPSDVAIVGPNSGVTYQGNGMVSTATSLSVSQSSCSGKQKRTISVALSGLTKIEKADCQ; encoded by the coding sequence ATGTTGCGCCCCAAGGGATTGGCTGGATTTACGCTGATCGAGCTGATGGTGACCATCGTTGTCCTGGTCATCCTCATCAGCGTCGCCGCACCGTCCTTCACCAGCACCCTTCGCGACAGCCAGGTCGCGACGACCAGTGGCGAGTTGCAGACCGCCCTGCAACTGGCTCGATCGGAAGCCGTCATGCGGCACAATCGGGTGACAGTCTGCCGCCGCAACGCAGCGGGCGACGACTGCGAGAACGGCACCGACTGGAGCACTGGATGGCTGCTCCGGCAAAGCGGCGGCGACATCATCAAGGTCTGGCAAGCCCCCTCCGATGTCGCCATCGTCGGCCCGAACAGCGGCGTCACCTATCAGGGCAATGGGATGGTCAGTACCGCCACCAGCCTTTCGGTTTCGCAATCGAGCTGCAGCGGCAAGCAGAAGCGCACGATATCCGTCGCGCTGAGCGGCTTGACCAAGATCGAGAAGGCGGACTGCCAGTGA
- a CDS encoding GspH/FimT family protein translates to MRKHNGLGLIELLVVLAVLAVALSLAVPGFGRLLEEHRLQVATQELHSALNQARTTAVLSGQPISIAALDGNWARGWTLFVDSNNNGVREPTEQLLSAHAALAHITVTPDSTSRRYVHYTPGGYSIQPSGAFHSGHFLLCASTLSASRIVINRAGRIRQESAEMDPVCPR, encoded by the coding sequence ATGCGCAAACATAACGGCCTAGGCCTCATCGAACTGCTGGTGGTTCTGGCCGTCCTCGCCGTCGCCCTCTCCCTCGCAGTGCCGGGCTTCGGTCGCCTGCTCGAAGAGCACCGCCTGCAGGTTGCCACGCAGGAGTTGCACAGCGCCCTGAATCAGGCGCGCACGACTGCCGTGCTGAGCGGGCAACCGATCAGCATCGCGGCACTCGACGGCAACTGGGCCCGGGGCTGGACACTGTTCGTCGACAGCAATAACAACGGCGTTCGCGAACCCACCGAGCAATTGCTGTCGGCCCACGCCGCCCTCGCGCACATCACCGTCACTCCGGACAGCACGTCGCGCCGCTACGTCCACTACACACCCGGCGGCTACAGCATCCAGCCCAGTGGCGCCTTCCACTCCGGGCACTTCCTACTCTGCGCCAGCACGCTGTCCGCCTCCCGGATCGTGATCAACAGGGCAGGAAGAATTCGCCAGGAATCCGCAGAGATGGACCCGGTCTGTCCCCGCTGA
- the thiO gene encoding glycine oxidase ThiO: protein MPDVIVVGGGVVGLLSAWTLGQAGAEVLLLERGETGREASWAGGGIVSPLYPWRYSRAVANLAHWSQDFYPGLGQRLLADTGVDPEVHVTGLYWLDLDDQDEALAWARAQGRPLSEVDICAVHDAVPVLGQGFSRAVYMSGVANVRNPRLARSLREALVRMPNVSVREQVEVTGFLWTGARVQGVSTAQGDFVADSVVLAAGAWSGQLLAKLGLELPVEPVKGQMILYRCAPDFLSSMVLAKGRYAIPRRDGHILVGSTLEHAGFDKTPSDEALASLRASAEELIPALAEQEPVKHWAGLRPGSPQGIPFIGEVPGHGGLWLNTGHYRNGLVLAPASCQLLADLMQQRQPIIEAAPYAPEGRLVPTPIV, encoded by the coding sequence ATGCCGGATGTGATCGTGGTGGGCGGCGGGGTCGTCGGGTTGTTGTCGGCCTGGACCCTGGGACAGGCCGGGGCCGAGGTGCTCCTGCTGGAACGGGGCGAGACCGGGCGTGAGGCCTCCTGGGCCGGCGGCGGGATCGTTTCGCCACTCTATCCCTGGCGCTACAGCCGCGCGGTGGCCAATCTGGCGCACTGGTCGCAGGACTTCTATCCGGGTCTGGGGCAGCGGCTGCTGGCTGACACCGGCGTAGACCCGGAAGTCCATGTGACCGGCCTGTACTGGCTGGATCTGGATGACCAGGACGAAGCGCTGGCCTGGGCCCGTGCCCAGGGGCGTCCGCTGTCCGAGGTGGACATCTGCGCCGTGCACGACGCCGTTCCCGTGCTGGGTCAGGGTTTCAGCCGGGCGGTGTACATGTCTGGTGTCGCCAATGTGCGAAATCCGCGCCTGGCCAGGTCGCTGCGTGAGGCGCTGGTGCGTATGCCAAACGTTTCCGTGCGCGAGCAGGTCGAGGTGACTGGGTTCCTGTGGACGGGGGCGCGGGTACAGGGCGTCAGCACCGCTCAGGGCGATTTCGTCGCGGACTCGGTGGTATTGGCGGCGGGGGCCTGGAGTGGTCAGCTATTGGCGAAACTGGGATTGGAATTGCCGGTTGAGCCGGTCAAAGGCCAGATGATCCTCTACCGCTGCGCCCCCGACTTCCTCTCCAGCATGGTGCTTGCAAAGGGACGCTACGCGATTCCCCGGCGCGACGGCCATATCTTGGTGGGCAGCACCCTGGAGCATGCCGGCTTCGACAAGACGCCCTCTGATGAAGCGCTGGCGAGTCTGCGAGCGTCCGCCGAGGAGCTGATTCCCGCGCTGGCGGAGCAGGAGCCGGTCAAGCATTGGGCGGGGCTGCGTCCAGGGTCGCCACAGGGCATTCCGTTCATCGGCGAGGTGCCGGGGCATGGCGGCTTGTGGCTGAACACCGGGCATTACCGCAACGGTCTGGTGCTGGCGCCGGCGTCCTGCCAGTTGCTGGCAGACCTGATGCAGCAGCGTCAGCCGATCATCGAAGCGGCACCCTACGCGCCGGAAGGGCGCCTGGTGCCGACACCCATCGTCTGA
- a CDS encoding sigma-54 dependent transcriptional regulator codes for MSRQKALIVDDEPDIRELLEITLGRMKLDTRSARNVKEAREFLAREPFDFCLTDMRLPDGTGLDLVQYIQQRHPQTPVAMITAFGSLDTAVQALKAGAFDFLTKPVDLGRLRELVSTALRLRFPDAEEAPVDNRLLGDSPPMRQMRNQIAKLARSQAPVYISGESGSGKELVARLIHEQGPRSNIAFVPVNCGAIPSELMESEFFGHKKGSFTGAVEDKQGLFQAANGGTLFLDEVADLPLPMQVKLLRAIQEKAVRAVGGQQENSVDVRVLCATHKDLAAEVAAGRFRQDLYYRLNVIELRVPPLRERRDDIPLLTDRVLQRLAGDAGLPVAAVSPDAVEKLKSYRFPGNVRELENMLERAYTLCENDVIQAQDLRLAETASSGDGSAEASLAQIDNLEDYLEDIERKLIMQALEETRWNRTAAAQRLGLTFRSMRYRLKKLGID; via the coding sequence ATGAGTCGTCAAAAAGCCCTGATCGTCGATGACGAACCCGATATTCGCGAGCTGCTGGAGATCACCCTTGGCCGCATGAAGCTGGATACCCGAAGCGCCCGCAACGTCAAGGAAGCGCGCGAGTTCCTGGCCCGCGAGCCGTTCGACTTCTGCCTCACCGACATGCGCCTGCCCGACGGCACCGGCCTGGATCTGGTGCAGTACATCCAGCAGCGCCATCCGCAGACACCCGTGGCGATGATCACCGCCTTCGGCAGCCTGGACACCGCCGTGCAGGCACTCAAGGCCGGCGCCTTCGACTTCCTCACCAAGCCGGTCGACCTGGGACGCCTGCGCGAGCTGGTCAGCACGGCGCTGCGTCTGCGCTTCCCCGATGCCGAGGAGGCCCCGGTGGACAACCGTCTACTGGGCGACTCGCCTCCCATGCGGCAGATGCGCAATCAGATTGCCAAACTGGCGCGCAGCCAGGCGCCGGTCTACATCAGCGGTGAATCCGGCAGCGGCAAGGAACTGGTGGCCCGGTTGATCCATGAGCAGGGCCCACGCTCGAACATCGCCTTCGTTCCGGTGAACTGCGGTGCAATTCCGTCGGAGCTGATGGAAAGCGAGTTCTTCGGCCACAAGAAAGGCAGCTTCACTGGCGCGGTGGAAGACAAGCAGGGCCTGTTCCAGGCCGCCAACGGTGGCACCCTGTTCCTCGACGAGGTTGCCGACCTGCCGTTGCCCATGCAGGTCAAGCTGCTGCGCGCAATCCAGGAAAAGGCCGTGCGCGCCGTCGGCGGCCAGCAGGAAAACTCGGTGGACGTGCGCGTACTCTGCGCGACCCACAAGGACCTCGCGGCTGAAGTAGCCGCCGGTCGCTTCCGCCAGGACCTGTACTACCGCCTCAACGTCATCGAATTGCGCGTTCCGCCGCTGCGAGAGCGCCGCGACGACATACCACTGCTCACCGACCGCGTGCTCCAGCGCCTGGCCGGCGATGCAGGACTGCCCGTGGCGGCCGTCAGCCCCGACGCTGTGGAGAAGCTCAAGAGCTACCGTTTCCCCGGCAACGTGCGCGAGCTGGAGAACATGCTCGAGCGCGCCTACACCCTGTGCGAGAACGATGTGATCCAGGCGCAGGACCTGCGCCTGGCCGAAACCGCCAGCAGCGGCGACGGAAGCGCAGAGGCCAGCCTCGCGCAGATCGACAACCTCGAGGACTACCTGGAAGACATCGAGCGCAAGCTGATCATGCAGGCCCTCGAAGAGACCCGCTGGAACCGCACTGCGGCGGCGCAGCGACTCGGGCTTACGTTCCGATCAATGCGCTATCGACTGAAGAAGCTGGGGATCGATTGA
- a CDS encoding PAS domain-containing sensor histidine kinase, which yields MAAEGISLTGPGRRVLRLYHLYRLTIGLVLVLLISSNLDGEVLTPAHSELFHIGCWAYLVVNILIAVLMPTPRQLMPLFILAALDVLMLSGLFYTAGGIPSGIGTLMVIAVAIANILLRGRIGLLIAALASIGLIYLTFYISLTQAVAFNHYVQAGGLGALCFASALLIQALARRQQVIENLAEQRATTVANLEELNALILQRMRTGILVLDDQQHVLLANQSATAMLGSQTLTGRPLVEHNPDLLSSLQQWQQNPALRPTSLQPHDTAPSVQPAFIPLSRGNEQHTLIFLEDISQIAQQAQQLKLAALGRLTAGIAHEIRNPLGAISHAAQLLLESEELDPPDRRLTQIIQDQSRRMNLVIENVLQLSRRRQAEPQLLDLKYWLHRFAGEHREGLRAGQQLHVETGPGTVQTRIDPHQLTQVLTNLVQNGLRYSAKKNDIGQVWLQLFRDSETDLPVLEVLDDGPGIAAEQRAKLFEPFFTTESKGTGLGLYISRELCESNQARLDYKSRDEGGSCFRITFAHPRKQS from the coding sequence GTGGCCGCTGAGGGCATTTCGCTCACCGGGCCGGGACGGCGCGTCCTGCGCCTGTATCACCTGTATCGCCTGACCATCGGCCTGGTACTGGTACTGCTGATTTCCAGCAACCTTGACGGCGAAGTTCTCACTCCAGCCCATAGCGAGCTGTTCCACATCGGCTGCTGGGCCTACCTGGTAGTGAACATCCTGATCGCCGTGCTGATGCCAACGCCCCGCCAGTTGATGCCCCTGTTCATACTGGCGGCACTGGACGTACTGATGCTCAGCGGGCTGTTCTACACAGCTGGCGGCATCCCGAGCGGTATTGGCACGCTGATGGTGATCGCCGTCGCCATCGCCAATATCCTGTTGCGCGGCCGGATCGGCCTGCTGATCGCAGCCCTGGCGTCCATCGGGCTGATCTACCTGACCTTCTATATCAGCCTTACCCAGGCGGTCGCCTTCAACCATTACGTACAGGCCGGTGGCCTGGGCGCCCTGTGCTTCGCCTCGGCCCTGCTGATCCAGGCGCTGGCGCGCCGCCAGCAGGTCATCGAGAACCTCGCGGAACAACGGGCCACCACGGTGGCCAACCTCGAAGAGCTCAACGCCCTGATTCTCCAGCGCATGCGCACGGGCATTTTGGTGCTGGACGATCAGCAACACGTGCTGCTGGCCAACCAGAGCGCTACTGCCATGCTTGGCAGTCAGACGCTGACCGGGCGCCCACTGGTCGAGCACAATCCGGACCTGCTCAGCAGCCTGCAGCAGTGGCAGCAGAACCCCGCCCTGCGCCCGACAAGCCTGCAACCCCACGACACCGCCCCCAGCGTGCAGCCGGCCTTCATTCCCCTGAGTCGCGGCAATGAACAGCACACCCTGATTTTCCTCGAGGACATCTCTCAGATCGCACAACAGGCGCAACAGCTCAAGCTGGCCGCCCTCGGCCGCCTGACTGCCGGCATCGCCCACGAAATCCGCAACCCCCTGGGCGCCATCAGCCACGCCGCGCAACTGCTCCTGGAGTCCGAAGAACTCGACCCGCCGGACCGGCGGCTGACGCAGATCATCCAGGACCAGTCGCGCCGGATGAACCTGGTGATCGAGAACGTGCTGCAATTGTCCCGTCGACGCCAGGCCGAACCACAGCTGCTCGACCTGAAATACTGGCTGCACCGATTCGCCGGCGAACACCGCGAAGGGTTGCGCGCAGGACAGCAGCTGCATGTCGAAACGGGGCCTGGCACCGTGCAGACGCGCATCGACCCGCACCAGCTGACCCAGGTGCTGACCAACCTGGTCCAGAATGGGTTACGGTACAGCGCCAAGAAGAACGACATCGGCCAGGTGTGGCTGCAACTGTTCCGCGACAGCGAAACTGACCTGCCGGTCCTTGAGGTCCTGGACGATGGCCCGGGCATTGCGGCGGAACAACGGGCCAAGCTGTTCGAGCCGTTCTTCACCACCGAAAGCAAGGGCACGGGGCTTGGGCTGTACATCTCCCGGGAACTCTGTGAAAGCAACCAGGCGCGCCTGGACTATAAATCGCGTGACGAAGGCGGCAGTTGCTTCCGTATAACCTTCGCCCACCCACGCAAACAAAGCTAA
- a CDS encoding PP0621 family protein has product MTRLLFWIVLFALGWWLWRKATRPARSNPPEPREEQTVPMVRCAQCGVHVPRSNALQDESNWYCSRAHLEQDRADRGR; this is encoded by the coding sequence TGACCCGTCTGCTGTTCTGGATCGTACTGTTCGCGCTCGGTTGGTGGCTTTGGCGCAAGGCCACCCGCCCTGCCCGCTCCAATCCGCCGGAGCCGCGCGAGGAGCAGACCGTGCCGATGGTCCGCTGCGCCCAGTGCGGGGTACATGTTCCGCGCAGCAATGCCCTGCAGGACGAAAGCAACTGGTACTGCAGCCGCGCTCATCTCGAGCAGGACCGCGCCGACCGTGGCCGCTGA